The DNA region CCGGGACGAGATCGACGAGCTCCGTAAGGAAGTCGACCGGCTCTCGGTGCCGCCGACGACCGCCGAAGGCATGTCCGATCGCATCTCCCGCATGCTGCGCCTGGCCTCCGACGAGGCCTCCGAGGTCCGCGCCCAGGCTCAGGCCGAGGCCGCCGAGATGATCTCGATCGCCGAGCAGCAGGCCACCGAAATGCGTGGGAAGTACGAATCGCTCCTCTCCGAGACCAAGGAGAAGCGCGAAGCTCTCGAAATCGAATTCGAGCAGACTCTCGCCAACGCCCGCTCCGAGTCCGCCAAGATCGTCGAAGCCGCCAACGCCGAGGCCGACCGCCTCACCAAGGAGTCCGACGCCAAGCGCAAGGCGACGCAGCAGGACTTCGAGGTCACCATGGCGGAGCGGCGCACCAAGCTGACCCGCGCCATGGAGGAGCTGGAAGCCACCTCCCGCGCCGAGGCCGCCCAGCGCATCAAGGACGCCACCGACGAGGCCAACCGCCTCATCACCTCGGCGACCAACACCGCGGATCGAAAGATCGCGCACGCCAAGGAACTTGCCGAGGAAATGCGTGTCCTCCGCGGCCGCGTCCTGGCTCAGCTGCTCGGCATCCGCGGCCAGCTCGACTCGGTCCCGGCCATGCTCGCCGCCGTCAACCGCGAAAGCGAGCTCCTCGACGGCGCACCGGAACAGCGCTCCCTCAAGGGCGGCCGCAAGGCCATCTCCGAAGCCCACGACGACGAGGACCTCGTCGACGACCGCGAAAACGCCGACATCTCAGGCTAATCCACCACCCGGGCGACAACCCGAGCCGTACGAAGGCCGCTTCCCCACCGGGGAGCGGCCTTCCTTATGTGCGCCTGTCGATGATCAGGACGCGGAACCACTGGTCATACAGGAGATGGGAAGTGCGACACTGCCGATGACCGTACAGGGCGACTCGGTGACGTTCACGTCCTGCGACATTGTGCTCAGGACCGATCCATCCGGCCTGTATTGTGTAGCGACGATATGGTGCGCGCCAAGGGTTCTCGGCGTGTACGTGGCCCTGGTCGGGGACTCATGCTGGGTGCCGTTGGAGTAGGCGCAGACGAGCGACGGGCCATACCCCGTACCAGCGGCCACAGGACTCCCTGAAATCGGTGCCCCGTTGTCCGTCAGATGAATCGGCGGTGCAACCGGCGTGCTGGCCGGGTCACAGGTGACCCACACTTCGATCGACCAGGCCATCATGCCGGCGTCATAGCTGCGACTGGTGGCGTTCACCGACAGCGATTGAATGTCCGCCGCGGCGAGGGGGCTCCCCGCGAGGCTCACGGCGACCGCCGCAAACGCGCTCAGCGCCAACCCGATTCGACCTTTTCTCATCCCGAACTCCTTGTGAAATGCACACACTTCAGCTCGGGAAGAGTATCGATCTCGCAACCGTCCGCAGACGCGAACGACGTCCCCCAATTACAGGGGCTCAGGACCAGCGGCGGGTGATGGTGCGGGTGTTGCGGCCCTTCCAGCAGCCGGTGTGCCAGTGGCGGCGGTCGTCCTCGCCGTCGTGGGCGGCCCAGGCGACGATGTGCGGGGTGCCGGGCGGGATCACCTGATCGCAGCCGGGGCAGCGGTAGGGCTTGGTGGCGCGGGTGCCGGGGACGGTGCGGACGATGAAGGTGTCGTCGGTGCCGGGGCCGGGTTCGGTGCGGCCGAAGACGTCGCCCAGGGGGCGCGGATCCCGCTGGGATCGCGCCGAATCCTTGGGCCGGGGCTTGCGGCGAGGCATGGCCTCAGAAGAGCCGGAATTCGCTGGAATCGGTGCCGCGCAGGGCATCGTAATCCAGGGTGAGGCAACGGATACCGCGGTCGGCGGCAAGGGTTTTCGCCTGCGGCTTGATCTGCTGGGCGGCGAACACGCCGGCCACGGGAGCCAGCAGGGGATCGCGGTTGAGCAGCTCCAGATAGCGGGTGAGCTGTTCGACGCCGTCGATCTCACCGCGGCGCTTGATCTCCACCGCCACCGTGGCGCCGTCGGCGTCCCGGCACAGAATGTCGACCGGGCCGATGGCGGTCATGTACTCGCGGCGGATCAAGGTGTAACCGGGGCCGAGGGTTTCGATGTGCTCGGCCAGCAACTCCTGCAGGTGCGCCTCGACACCGTCCTTCACCAGACCGGGATCGACGCCCAGCTCGTGCTTGGAGTCCAGTTCGATGTCCTCGACCGTGATGCGCAGTTCCTCGCCGGCCTTGTTGGACACCACCCACAGTTGGCTTGTCTCGGAATCGGTTTCCCGCTCCTCCAGCCAGCACGGCGGGCTCATCCAGTTCAACGGCTTGTAGGAGCCGCCATCGGAATGAACCAGCACCGAGCCGTCGGCCTTCATCATCAGCAGACGACGGGCCATGGGCAGATGGGCGGTCAGCCGACCCACGTAATCGACCTGGCAACGAGCAATCACAAGGCGCACCGGTCGAGTCTAGTGACCGGGCAACGGCTCCGGTGACGCGGCCTCAGCCCAGCAACATCAGGCAGGCGAACAGCGAGCCGCCCGCCAGCAAGACATACTCCGGAAGGTTCAGCGGCCGCTCCGCCCCGCCCTGCCGGCGGATCGTCAACCGCCCGATCCCCAAG from Nocardia tengchongensis includes:
- a CDS encoding ATP/GTP-binding protein, whose translation is MPRRKPRPKDSARSQRDPRPLGDVFGRTEPGPGTDDTFIVRTVPGTRATKPYRCPGCDQVIPPGTPHIVAWAAHDGEDDRRHWHTGCWKGRNTRTITRRWS
- the nucS gene encoding endonuclease NucS; the protein is MRLVIARCQVDYVGRLTAHLPMARRLLMMKADGSVLVHSDGGSYKPLNWMSPPCWLEERETDSETSQLWVVSNKAGEELRITVEDIELDSKHELGVDPGLVKDGVEAHLQELLAEHIETLGPGYTLIRREYMTAIGPVDILCRDADGATVAVEIKRRGEIDGVEQLTRYLELLNRDPLLAPVAGVFAAQQIKPQAKTLAADRGIRCLTLDYDALRGTDSSEFRLF